In Coccidioides posadasii str. Silveira chromosome 4, complete sequence, one genomic interval encodes:
- a CDS encoding uncharacterized protein (EggNog:ENOG410PYCZ~COG:T) gives MSRQPSGRHSRRTLRRWERFLSTSSVLVTRGTNSKKRGIPEGAEIPALITTFCECVATANPRDYSALQRLLQASPLDLGMGFIGQWESDKASRRPALLYDALHLQVEKIGKEICLRADDAPGLKLLRSLSEVMELYMSILLQKRMTRQHLLPKPYDLPSRLWRDLRWYLAAVADMTVEFLKVVIEMIYGFMAALFDVVPCYRLQYTYLVGQPDYFG, from the coding sequence ATGAGCCGTCAGCCATCTGGCCGGCACAGCAGGCGGACCTTAAGGCGCTGGGAGCGATTCTTATCTACCTCCTCGGTCCTTGTGACTCGTGGGACGAATTCCAAAAAGAGGGGGATCCCAGAGGGTGCTGAGATTCCAGCACTAATCACCACGTTCTGTGAATGTGTTGCAACAGCCAACCCCCGGGACTACTCTGCCCTGCAGAGACTCCTTCAGGCGTCTCCCCTGGATCTCGGCATGGGATTCATAGGCCAATGGGAGTCTGATAAGGCTTCACGGCGGCCTGCGCTACTCTACGACGCCCTTCATTTGCAAGTGGAGAAAATTGGAAAGGAGATATGTCTCCGTGCTGATGACGCTCCGGGTCTGAAGCTGCTGCGCTCGCTCTCGGAGGTCATGGAGTTGTACATGAGTATCCTGCTTCAAAAGCGGATGACACGACAGCATCTCCTGCCAAAACCCTACGACCTTCCAAGCCGTCTGTGGAGGGATTTACGGTGGTACTTGGCTGCTGTGGCAGATATGACGGTGGAATTTCTGAAGGTGGTTATCGAAATGATTTATGGTTTCATGGCAGCTCTGTTTGATGTTGTCCCCTGCTACAGACTACAATATACATATCTGGTTGGGCAACCTGATTACTTTGGCTGA